Within Sorangiineae bacterium MSr11367, the genomic segment GCTCGAAGAGCTCGAACGCGCCGATGCGGCGAAGCGCTTGTTCGGCCTTCGCGCGATCCGGCGTGGGATCGGTCATGGCGATGTTCGAAAGCACCGTGCCCGTGAAGAGGTACACGTCCTGCGGCACCACGGAAAACTGCTCGCGCAGCGCGTGCCGATCGTACGCGCGAACGTCCTTGCCGAAGACCCGCGCGTAGCCGCCGTTCACCTCGTACAAGCGAAGAAAGAGGCTCGCCACCGTGCTTTTGCCCGCGCCGGTCGCCCCCACCAGCGCAATCTTCTCGCCGCGCTTGGCCGACAGAGAGACGTCCCGCAACACCGGCACGCCGGGCTTGTACTCGAAGTTCACGTCCAGCAAGGCGAGCGCCTCTTCGGAAGGACCTTGCGGCGCGTCTTGGGCATCCACCGGACGCACCCCGTCGATGTCCGTTTCGTCGAGCAGCTGAAAGATGCGCTCTGCCCCGGCCATCGCCGACTGCAGAACGGTGTAGCGCGTCGATAGCTGCGAGATCGGCTCGAAGAATTGCTTGATGTACTGCGTGAACGTCACCACCAGCGGAAAGGAGACGTCGCCCATGCGTTTGAGGCCCGCCCACCAGAGAACGCTGGCAATGCACAACGTGCTGACCATCTCGATGGCCGCGTCGAGCATGGCCTCGTAATGGATGGATCGCTTGTTCGCATCGAGGTACGCGTGATTGATGGTGTCGAACTCGCGCGCGGTCGTCTCCTCGCGGCCGTAGGCCTGCACGACGGAGATGCCATTGACCTGCTCGTTGAGAAAGGCATTGAGCCGCGCGGTCTTCGCCCGAATGTCGCGGAAGGCTTCGCGCGAACGCTTTCGTACGTATTGAACGATAGCGCCCACGATGGGAATCGCCGCGAAGGCGATGAGCGAGAGGCGCCAATCGAGCAAGAGCATCATGACCACGATGCCCGCGAGCGAAATGAGATCGCCCGCGGCATTGAGCACGCCCGACGCGAAAAGCTCGCCCACGGCATCGACGTCGTTGCTCGCGCGCGTGACCAAGCGGCCGACGGGCGTGCGATCGAAATAGCGAAGCTGCAGCCGCTGGAAGAAGAGAAAGATGTGCGCCCGCAAGTCGGCCATGGCGCGCGCGCCGGTGACCTGCATCGTATAGAGCTGCGCCAACGTCAGGAGCTGCCCGCCAACGACGAGCAGCGAAAGGTAGATGCCATCGCGCACCAAGCCCTGCCCATCACTCGCATTGGCACGGCGAACGACGTCGCCCATGACGATGGGGCGCAGGAGATTCAACCCCGTCACGACGCCCAGTGAGGCGAAGGAGAGCACCAAGAAGCGCACGTGCGGGCGCACGAACGGAATGAGCCGGCGGACGAGGCGCGTGTCGTACGCCTTGCCCATGGCGTCTTCTTCGTGGAAGGCGCGCAGCTTCTCTTCCGCGCGATTCGGCTTCTTCACCGCGGTGGTGGCTTGCGCGGTCATGCAACCTCCACGCAATCGGCATCGGAGGGCGCCGCCGACGGAGGCTCGACATCGAGCTCGTCCAGCTCGTGCGCCATGCGCTGCTCTTCCGCGAAGGCCGCGTAGATACCTTGGACGCGCAACAATTCGTCGTGGGTTCCGCGTTCGACCACGCGCCCTTGGTCGAGGACCACGATGGAATCACAGCGCGCCGCCGCCGCGATGCGGTGGGTGATGAGCACCACGGTGCGCTTCTTGGCCTGACGCTCGATGGCCTGCAAAATGGCGGCTTCAGTTTTGGCGTCGACGGCGCTCAGCGGGTCGTCGAGCACTAGAATGCGCGGGCCCCACGAGAGCGCACGCGCGAGGGCGACGCGCTGCTTTTGCCCGCCCGAGAGCTGCACCCCGCGCTCGCCCACCACGGTGTCGAACTGCTCCGGCAAGGACAGTGCCTCCTCGGCCACCTGCGCCTCGCGTGCGGCCTCGCGGATGGTATCCATGGCCTCCGCCGTGTCGGGATCGTCCAGAGAAAATGCGATGTTGCGCGCCACGGTCGTGGAGAACAAGAACGCATCCTGCTGCGCGTAGCCCACCGTCTGGCGCACGAAGGTCAGAGGCAGATCGCAAACGTCGTTGCCATCGATGCGGACTGCCCCCTTCGGCGTCGGAAGAAGGCGCGCGAGGAGCATGGCCAACGTCGACTTGCCCGAACCGGTTCGCCCGACGATGGCGATGCTCTTGCCGGCGGGAACCTCGAAGCTCACCCCGTCGAGCACTTTGCGCGCGCCGTACTCGAAGGAGAGGCCCTTGATGGCAATCTCGCCGCGCGAATCCTTCGGCGCCGGGAGCG encodes:
- a CDS encoding ABC transporter ATP-binding protein/permease, which produces MTAQATTAVKKPNRAEEKLRAFHEEDAMGKAYDTRLVRRLIPFVRPHVRFLVLSFASLGVVTGLNLLRPIVMGDVVRRANASDGQGLVRDGIYLSLLVVGGQLLTLAQLYTMQVTGARAMADLRAHIFLFFQRLQLRYFDRTPVGRLVTRASNDVDAVGELFASGVLNAAGDLISLAGIVVMMLLLDWRLSLIAFAAIPIVGAIVQYVRKRSREAFRDIRAKTARLNAFLNEQVNGISVVQAYGREETTAREFDTINHAYLDANKRSIHYEAMLDAAIEMVSTLCIASVLWWAGLKRMGDVSFPLVVTFTQYIKQFFEPISQLSTRYTVLQSAMAGAERIFQLLDETDIDGVRPVDAQDAPQGPSEEALALLDVNFEYKPGVPVLRDVSLSAKRGEKIALVGATGAGKSTVASLFLRLYEVNGGYARVFGKDVRAYDRHALREQFSVVPQDVYLFTGTVLSNIAMTDPTPDRAKAEQALRRIGAFELFERRNGLDAPVDERGANFSAGERQLIAFARAVYRDAPILVLDEATASVDSDTEARLQVALDAVMADRTALVIAHRLSTIKAVDRIVVFHKGRIAEAGTHEELLARQGVYARLYRMQYAHERLEARKPA